The following nucleotide sequence is from Zea mays cultivar B73 chromosome 1, Zm-B73-REFERENCE-NAM-5.0, whole genome shotgun sequence.
aaatttggtctcttgtgggggagaattttgattatgggaaaagtgggagtttttgacacttgatcaatttcactcgtggaatatctctctttgtgcccaaacaagcatgtttaacttagagataggaaaatgaatttgatttgcaaaaacaaaccaagtggtggcaaagaatgacccaaatatgtcaaatcttgtgcaaaaatgatttagtcctcatttgcattgatgttgcacttattttggttgctttttgatgtgttggcataaatcaccaaaaagggggagattgaaagggaaatgtgcctttggaccatttctataatgttttggtgattaaatgtccaacacgtctgattaagttcttatgtgacaAATAaagtgaaaagtgcaaatcaagacttgaggtatgtttctagacttagtacatttgtttttgaatactaacgaggttatctaagtgctagaaacagtgagaaaagaagaagtaaagaaaccgaaaagacttggctctgtgcagccaaacttcagctcagtctggcacaccggactgtccggtggtgcaccggacaatgtccggtggtgcaccggacaatgtccggtgcgccaggctggtcttcggtgaaaaggccgctctcaggagttgacaacggtgtacggctataattcaccggactgtccggtggtgcaccgaactgtccggtgagtcatccacggcaaactcgtcgctctcgggaaacggaaaggcgacgtggctataattcactggactgtccggtgagccaacggtcgccagcgccaacggtcggccacgaaatctgcgggcgacgcgtggcagctccaacggtcggcaggttgcaccggacagcgtccggtgcgccaacgggcctgaAGCTGCAACTGTCgactgtgcccgatttggaaggaaatcgcgcaccggacaggctacagtagctgtccggtggcgcaccggactgtccggtgcgccactcgacagaaggcaaggatggccttccaagtttgcctccaacggctcctatctgccttggggctataaaatggacccctaggcgcatggaggagttacctaagcattcactaagcattctaagactcccacactccgccaccgcgcatttgatcgattgtgttagtgatttgagctctgtttgagttgtgaactctctgtgctacgtttcaagctcaagtcttggcttgtgtgcgtgtgtgtgctgtgtatttgtgtcttgtgtgtgttgctctcccaaccttactctgtgctttctttgtgatctctattgtaagggcgagagaatccaagttgtggagattcctcgcaaacggaaaaatacactaaaggaaaagaccgtggtattcaagttgatcatcggatcacttaaaggggttgagtgcaaccctcgtccattgggatgccacaacgtggaagtaggcaagtgttacttggccgaaccacgggataaaatcgcgtgtctcttgtgattgttttctctgtgattattttgtccacaagaactcgcttcaactacttagtcgcactaacatctctataactaagttttgtggctatttagtgtttaattttacaggatcacctattcacccccctctaggtgctctcaattacacACCCTTTCTTAAAGTGAATATTTGTTAGTCCAAGAATGTGCTCATCTTTAGAAGTTTGGCCGGGTTTCTCATTCAAACATGGGCTAGTAGGTGTTGCCAAGGTCAACCATGTTAGATTTTGCCACTAAAACGTTACAAACTTTGACTTACTTttgttgaaatcaactaagtaaagcttgcccttTTAGTAGTCCATAAATGCAACAGAGAAACCCTCCCTTTTAGTAATGGTCACACCCTTACCCATAAAGAGACAATGGTAGCCCATCTCACACAATTGTGAAATAGATAACAAATTGTAATTCAATGATTCAACATGTAAAACATTAGTAACTAATTGTTCAAGGGTCATAGCAACGTTACCAAGATCGATAACATTCCCTTTAGAACTGTCTTAAGAGATAATGTTTTCATTTGAATTAGGCATAGGGAATATGATGAGAACATACTCCTTTCCTAGGTTATATAATTTATGCATTCACTATCAAGCACCCAACTTAATCCACCGAAGGAGTACACCTACAAAACAAATCAAGTTTCTAGTTTAGGTCCCCAAGTAGGATTGGGGCCTTGCATGTTAGTCACAAGTATATTAGGAACCCAAATTGTTTTCTTCATACATATGTTAGTCTAattcccaacatacttggcaacaacTTTACCAAGGCTGTTGCGCCTAAAAACAACAATTTTCCAAACTATCTAGAGATGCATGTGCCTTTGGTTGATATGCATATTTGTTTTTGTTGACCTAAATGATCAATTTGGTTTTTTTGGGAAACATTCTTTTGTCTAGGCACCTTTCTTGTATGGGCTTTAGCCCGATCAGGGGATATATTGGTGACCTTCCCTTTTGTGGGGCACAACACTGCTTGAGAGTGCGACACTATCGTGTGTTGTGCAGGTTGAGCTGTACTAATCTACCCCTCCATTTCAAACATTACACATTCAAAACTATTTTGTATTTCATATTATTTTTTCAAGGCTATTCtgagtagggatggcaacgggtttgAAACCCGCGGGTACAGGGTTTACAAACCCGCACCGTACAACATTTTCATATCCGCGAGAAAAAACCCGTCGGGTTGAGAATCAAACCCGTATTCATGCTCACGGGTACAAACTCACACCGAAACCCAGATCCTATAGGTGAGTAAAATGTGCTCGTTGCCATCCCTAATTCCGAGAGGCACCCTACCGAAAAACTCTTCGTTATTGTATATAGGCAAAAAGGCCTCTAGCTACTATTGGTTGGTTAGAACATTCAAGTAGCACCCCTCATATCCTTTCTTATGAGAGCAAAATTTCAGATTGAGCGTAAAAAATATCTTGTCTGTCCTATGGCCAAAAAGATCCGATCCAGTTCTCACAACACAATAGTGCTCAATGTCAGAGTAGAACAAGGGTTCATGATGTTTTTCGGTATGTGTGAGGTCTTCTCTTTCACAACAATACCCAGAGAGTGGTTTTACCCTACAAGTCAAAGTTTTTTTCCCAATCTTGTCAAATTGTAAACAAAAAGACAAACTATGATTGTGCCACATTGAAAAAGACATCAAAGACAGTGAAGTTTCATTGTGTCTTACAGAGATAAGCAATGGTCTTAGCTGTAGGACAAAAAAAAATTGGAGGGATAAATATCTTTGGAACACAGCTTATCCAAGTGACTTCGTGGGGACCGGAAGTTGGGAACCACACATGGATAGCCACTAGCCAGGCATGGATAGCCTGACTACTGGGTtgtgtcattttcttttttttttcttttcatttCAGAGCTGTGGTAGACTGGTAGGTTGGTAGCTGTTACTGAAAAACTAAGAGAAGGCAGGACGGGGAAAGGAGATGGAGCTCAACAGCATCCCCTATATTGCGTCGTGGTCTTCCTCCTCGAGCTGCTTCTACTACAGCTACAGTCGCTGCGCCTGCAGGTGATGTTAGAGAACTCTCGTTCCCGTACGCAAATGATGCAGTCTTGTCTGCATGGAAGCAAACGACCTGAGAAATCCTTATGTACAGAGGTACAAGAGATGGGAAGCTGGTAACAAAAGCTTCTGCAGCTGGTCGTAAGCGTGCTGCTGATTCAGTATGTTCACAACTCTCTGAGCAGGGAACTGAAGATTCCATTTCAGGTACACATCGCTGTTCTTAGCCTCATATATCACTTGGTTCCAAACCGTTTTTTTGCTGGAGCTGTAAATATTTTAATGACAATGGGAAACTTTTTTGTTGCTTGGGCTGATGCCGGACCATGGAAATTTAGCATGGTCAACTCAAAGTTTCTCTTCTCTGGTGGTTCCAGGTCCTAGATCTTCCTGGCGTATAAGGAGGAGAGACCTTGCTTCTGCCATTTTACTCCCTTTTCTGATTCCTCGTGTTAACATCTCTATCGCGTAAGTAGTGCATTATTATCAAAGAATTTAGCTATCCAGCTCTTGAAATTACTAGCTGACATTCAAAAGAGCGTCTTCTTGATGTTTCAAATGGTAAATACTGTGAGAAAGGGGAAGCATGTAATGAGCCACAGTTGAATCTTGTAGACATAGGACAGTGATCTAGTAAAGGAAAGATCCTTAAATCTGGTTTCTTGCTCCTAAAACAGTGATGCCATTGCCATCTATATGAGAAGTTATCTGGTTGATTTCACAGGGCTGAGATATACGACGCATCAATTATTCGAAGTGGTGTGAGGAGTGTTTTAACCAAGGGCAAGGCTGCTGGTGTGCTTCGGTTGGTTTTCCATGATGCAGGGACTTTTGAAATTGGGGACGGATCAGGTTAGCCTCTTTAGTGTGTTTGAGGGGAAAAAAGCATTTGTGTACGAAAAAATGATCCAAAACGGTATTGCTAAGAAGATACAGAATTCTATTTTTAAAGGAAAGAAATATCATCATTTGTGGTGCATACATCGGTAGGATTGCTACCTGACTGCTATATTAGTTCAGCAAAGAGACATGATATTAGTTCAGCAAAGAGACATGACTTTCGTCAGACTACTAACAGTGATACCTTCCAGGTGGCATGAATGGCTCTATAATTTATGAAGTTGACAGGCCTGAAAACATTGGCCTAAATAGATCCATAAAGGTGGGTGCGTGTCTTTGTGACGATAAATTGCTTTATCTTTACTCGTTTTCTTGAAGAATATCATATCCTTCTTGATGTCGTATTTCCTTCAGTTGACGTCTACTTAATCACATCATAACTGAACAGATACTAAGAAAAGCAAAAGAAGGAATCGACAACGTTCAGAAAGGTATGTAAACCATGCCATCTTCTGTCCTGCACTTTCTTTACGAAAACTCCAGTTTGGGAGTCAAATCTCCTGCTGTTTGCGCTGACAGTGTCGTGGGCGGATCTGATTGCCGTGGCTGGCGCTGAGGCAGTTGCGCTCTGTGGCGGGCCTGAGATTCCAGTAAGGCTAGGAAGAGTAGATTCTAGGTGAGAAATCACAGTGATTTTTCTTATTTTACTCCTCCAACTTACAGTTCTAAGAAAgctatgtatgtatatatatattccAGATTGTGTAGTGTCTTTGTATCAGTCAGTTTTCTGAAGAACATGGGTTCTTTTTGCAGCAGTGCTGACCCTAGTGGTAAACTTCCTGAAGAAACATTGGACGCAGCTTCCTTGAAGACATTATTCAGCAAGAAGGGCTTTTCGTGAGATGCCCCCCTTTTTTTTGTCAAATTATATATACTCTACGCATTCCAGTTCTCAATTTTAATCCCTGTGGCTTGCAGCCATTGTTCCATATCCATGTCTGAATCCATGTTTGGCGCTTAACGACAGGGCGCAGGAGCTGGTTGTTTTGTCGGGAGCGCACACGATTGGAGGGAAAGGGTTCGGGAGTCCAGTTGTTTTCGACAACACCTATTTCAAGGTGCTGCTCGATAATAGGCCGCCGCAGACATCTTCGAGTAAGTGCATCTTCCTCACCAATTGCTTTTGATTGATGTCTATGCTTTTATCAGAACTTACTGCGTGTTCCTCTGTGAAGAAGCTGGCAATGGCATGGCGGCGATGGTTGGGCTGCGCACGGACTGGGCGCTCACTGAAGACGACGAGTGCTTGAGGTAGTTTATGAAACCTCAGCTACCTCGGTTTCTGAAGACACCAAGAAAATGCTAGATGCTCCATCAGCTTAATGACGCTGCGTATGTTTGAAACCTGCAGATGGATCAGGATCTACGCAGAGGACCAAGCTAGGTTCTTCGACGACTTCAGGGACACGTACATCAAGCTCGTAGACAGCGGAGCCTCGTGGAGAACAGCTTGACTAGAACTGCCTGTTTCTCTACAgtgttaggccttgttcggttataagggaataaatcccaccatggaTTTAATCCGGATCTGGATTGGGTGAATCCATATGTCACACCCAATCCTATGGTGGGATTAAATACACCATTTAATCCATGTATCTCTTAAAACTAGTTATTCTTTTGATTCATGGATTCTAATATAAACTTGTGCAACATCTTCATGGATTTGCTCCATACATAATGAGCTATGGATAGAATCCATGCCTTTCATAGTTTAAAAAATTCCTAAACTCTTGGGTTATAATCCATGATGGGTTTAACCGAATACAAAAATTTGAGTAGGCTTGGATTGTTTTGGGATATGGATTGTGCCATGAATTTAATTCCAATCCATGCTAATCCAGAGCTGGATTGgtgtaaacgaacaaggccttaacgGATCCGCCCCTGTAGAACATAGGGGTTGCGCTGAAATTTTACGAAAAACAAAGGATTTTTATTATTTGGGGGAAGGTTGGGTGGGAAAAGGTTGCTGTCAGTTTAGATTCATTGGATCTGTATTCTATTTCTCCCTAGCAATGAACCCACAAGTTTCTTGCATGCACAAAACTTGTGGAACAGGAGTTTACAACACAACTCGAAACCACTGATGACGAATTGTTATTCGATTATTCCCTCcatggcttgttcggttagctctcaatccatgtggatggaGTGAGATTGAGTGGGATTAAATCCCAAGTAAGTCAAACTCTTTCTTaaatttttccaatcccatccaattcattggtaacgggattaaccgaacaagacctAATAAATCAATCCCGTAGGACTAGAATCACATTAAGGCAAGCCAAAGTATTTTAAAACTGTTTTAAGTATGTCACTAATTTATGATATTGTTAGCACCTCTCTGGATACGGAACCGATAGGATTACAGAGAAGAACAGAGAAGAACAGCGAGGGAGGCAGAGAGTAGTTCTTAGTTCAGAAGTGGAATAATATTCTGTTACAAGTTATTCCTCTCAACTCCTCTCTCATCTACTTAAGCCTCACGCAATACTTCCATGAAGTTGATCCACGTCGGCCCAGTCACCATCTTGTTGCTGCGCCTGGGCCTGGTCGACCGCCGCGGCCCATCGGGTCCACCATCTGGTCCCGACTGCTCCCGCTCCTTGCTTTGTTCCTCCAGTACCTCGCCTGTGTCACTGACATTCCCCCCTGGTAAGCTGGCTGTTTGCCCCCAAACAGGCGCATATGGAAATTGTTGTCGTAGATCTTGAATATCTTCCCACGTCGCGAGTTCTGGTGACATATGAGACCATTGGACCAGGACCTGTGCACATGCTTGCAGCCCTTTCATCACTGTGCG
It contains:
- the LOC100383462 gene encoding putative L-ascorbate peroxidase 6 isoform X3 — protein: MELNSIPYIASWSSSSSCFYYSYSRCACRGTRDGKLVTKASAAGRKRAADSVCSQLSEQGTEDSISGPRSSWRIRRRDLASAILLPFLIPRVNISIAAEIYDASIIRSGVRSVLTKGKAAGVLRLVFHDAGTFEIGDGSGGMNGSIIYEVDRPENIGLNRSIKILRKAKEGIDNVQKVSWADLIAVAGAEAVALCGGPEIPVRLGRVDSSADPSGKLPEETLDAASLKTLFSKKGFSAQELVVLSGAHTIGGKGFGSPVVFDNTYFKVLLDNRPPQTSSTGNGMAAMVGLRTDWALTEDDECLRWIRIYAEDQARFFDDFRDTYIKLVDSGASWRTA
- the LOC100383462 gene encoding putative L-ascorbate peroxidase 6 isoform X2, which codes for MELNSIPYIASWSSSSSCFYYSYSRCACRGTRDGKLVTKASAAGRKRAADSVCSQLSEQGTEDSISGPRSSWRIRRRDLASAILLPFLIPRVNISIAAEIYDASIIRSGVRSVLTKGKAAGVLRLVFHDAGTFEIGDGSGGMNGSIIYEVDRPENIGLNRSIKILRKAKEGIDNVQKVSWADLIAVAGAEAVALCGGPEIPVRLGRVDSSADPSGKLPEETLDAASLKTLFSKKGFSAQELVVLSGAHTIGGKGFGSPVVFDNTYFKVLLDNRPPQTSSKAGNGMAAMVGLRTDWALTEDDECLRWIRIYAEDQARFFDDFRDTYIKLVDSGASWRTA
- the LOC100383462 gene encoding Putative L-ascorbate peroxidase 6, translating into MELNSIPYIASWSSSSSCFYYSYSRCACRGTRDGKLVTKASAAGRKRAADSVCSQLSEQGTEDSISGPRSSWRIRRRDLASAILLPFLIPRVNISIAAEIYDASIIRSGVRSVLTKGKAAGVLRLVFHDAGTFEIGDGSGGMNGSIIYEVDRPENIGLNRSIKILRKAKEGIDNVQKVSWADLIAVAGAEAVALCGGPEIPVRLGRVDSSSADPSGKLPEETLDAASLKTLFSKKGFSAQELVVLSGAHTIGGKGFGSPVVFDNTYFKVLLDNRPPQTSSKAGNGMAAMVGLRTDWALTEDDECLRWIRIYAEDQARFFDDFRDTYIKLVDSGASWRTA
- the LOC100383462 gene encoding putative L-ascorbate peroxidase 6 isoform X1, whose product is MELNSIPYIASWSSSSSCFYYSYSRCACRGTRDGKLVTKASAAGRKRAADSVCSQLSEQGTEDSISGPRSSWRIRRRDLASAILLPFLIPRVNISIAAEIYDASIIRSGVRSVLTKGKAAGVLRLVFHDAGTFEIGDGSGGMNGSIIYEVDRPENIGLNRSIKILRKAKEGIDNVQKVSWADLIAVAGAEAVALCGGPEIPVRLGRVDSSSADPSGKLPEETLDAASLKTLFSKKGFSAQELVVLSGAHTIGGKGFGSPVVFDNTYFKVLLDNRPPQTSSTGNGMAAMVGLRTDWALTEDDECLRWIRIYAEDQARFFDDFRDTYIKLVDSGASWRTA